The proteins below come from a single Chryseobacterium capnotolerans genomic window:
- a CDS encoding mannose-1-phosphate guanylyltransferase — MPKIINVILSGGVGSRLWPLSRKHKPKQYLNIFGEKSLFQLTAIRNIGLCDSLIVIGNTDNFELSSEALKEIKVDQYGQIIEATPRNTAAAIAFAAFSADKDDILLITPSDHLIEDEDEYKKSFIEAISLAKDDSIVTFGLVPTKPETGFGYIQVQGNNVLGFREKPNQETAQEFLTKGNFLWNSGMFCFKAGVFLEELKKYQPDVYIKSEIAFNAKNGDQLPFEKSMDIPSISVDYAVMEKTDRLKVVKSSFKWSDMGSFESLYYYLKNNGHTTDEHGNMVIGTNVHTEFLGIKKSILVVTPDAILVLKREKAQKVKDVYEKLGSKSILQ, encoded by the coding sequence GAAAACATAAGCCTAAGCAGTATTTGAATATTTTTGGTGAAAAATCTCTTTTCCAGTTGACAGCAATTAGAAATATTGGTTTATGTGATAGTCTAATTGTGATAGGTAATACAGATAACTTTGAATTATCTTCAGAAGCATTAAAAGAGATCAAAGTAGATCAATATGGTCAGATCATAGAAGCTACTCCAAGAAATACAGCTGCAGCTATTGCTTTTGCAGCGTTTTCTGCAGATAAAGATGATATTTTACTTATTACACCATCAGATCATTTGATAGAAGATGAAGATGAATATAAAAAATCATTTATTGAAGCAATTAGTTTGGCGAAAGACGATTCAATTGTGACGTTCGGGTTGGTTCCGACTAAACCAGAAACCGGATTTGGTTACATTCAAGTACAGGGTAATAATGTTTTAGGTTTTAGAGAAAAACCTAATCAAGAAACTGCTCAGGAATTTTTAACAAAGGGTAATTTCTTATGGAATTCGGGGATGTTTTGTTTTAAAGCTGGGGTTTTTTTGGAAGAGCTTAAAAAATATCAACCTGATGTATATATAAAATCAGAGATTGCTTTTAATGCAAAAAATGGGGATCAATTACCTTTTGAAAAAAGTATGGATATTCCGTCTATATCTGTAGATTATGCAGTAATGGAAAAAACAGATCGACTTAAAGTTGTAAAATCAAGTTTTAAATGGTCTGATATGGGGTCTTTTGAATCTTTATATTATTATTTAAAGAACAATGGGCATACGACAGACGAACATGGAAATATGGTAATTGGTACCAATGTTCATACAGAGTTTTTAGGAATTAAAAAAAGTATTTTAGTTGTTACGCCTGATGCAATCTTAGTACTGAAAAGAGAAAAAGCTCAAAAAGTAAAGGATGTCTATGAGAAACTAGGGTCTAAAAGTATTCTGCAATAA